One Salmo trutta chromosome 26, fSalTru1.1, whole genome shotgun sequence DNA window includes the following coding sequences:
- the nlrc3l gene encoding filaggrin-2 isoform X31, producing the protein MDSDSEVEGILQGSRNQERPPSSYGSMKSDEEEDENITEAQPSVGKSELHTFTTYTGVLLNRNVSPETVFTETTHQQSVSKNPQERTFITERSHTHTHQQSVSKHPQERTFITERSHTHTTHTTHQQSVSKHPQERTFITERSHTHTYTHHTPAVCQQAPPGENLHHREVSHTHTHTSSLSASTPRREPSSQRGNTHTHTPHTSSLSKHPQERTFITERSHTHTHTHTHTHTHTHTHTHTHTYTHTPAVCQLAPPGENLHHREVTHTYHTHQQSVSKHPQERTFITERSHTHTHHTHQQSVSKHPQERTFITERSHTHTHTSSLSASTPRREPSSQRGHTHTHTHTHTHTTHQQSVSKHPQERTFITERSHTHTTHQQSVSKHPQERTFITERSHTHTHQQSVSKHPQERTLITERSHTHTPHTSSLSASTPRREPSSQRGLTHIHTPHTSSLSASTPRREPSSQRGHTHQQSVSKHPQERTFITERSHTHTSSLSASTPRREPSSQRGHTHTHTHTHTHTHTHTHTHTHTHTYTHQQSVSKHPQERTFITERSHTHTHTHQQSVSKHPQERTFITERSHTHTTHQQSVSKHPQERTFITERSHTHTHTSSLSASTPRREPSSQRDHIYTHTHTHTTHQQSVSKHPQERTFITERSHTHTHTHTHTHTHTHTHTHTHTHTHTHTHTHTHTHSCLSGKLSL; encoded by the exons ATGGACTCGGATTCAGAAGTGGAGGG GATCCTACAGGGTAGCCGTAACCAGGAGAGACCTCCCTCTAGCTATGGCTCCATGAagagtgatgaagaggaggacgaGAACATCACTGAGGCTCAGCCCTCAGTTGGCAAATCGGAACTACACACCTTCACTACATATAcagg GGTCCTGCTGAACCGCAACGTGTCTCCAGAGACAGTCTTCACTGAGACCACACACCAGCAGTCTGTCAGCAAGAACCCCCAGGAGAGAACCTTCATCACagagaggtcacacacacacacacaccagcagtctGTCAGCAAGCACCCCCAGGAGAGAACCTTCATCACagagaggtcacacacacacaccacacacaccacacaccagcaGTCTGTCAGCAAGCACCCCCAGGAGAGAACCTTCATCACAGagaggtctcacacacacacatacacacaccacacaccagcaGTCTGTCAGCAAGCACCCCCAGGAGAGAACCTTCATCACAGagaggtctcacacacacacacacacaccagcagtctGTCAGCAAGCACCCCCAGGAGAGAACCTTCATCACagagaggaaacacacacacacacacaccacacaccagcaGTCTCAGCAAGCACCCCCAGGAGAGAACCTTCATCACagagaggtcacacacacacacacacacacacacacacacacacacacacacacacacacacacacacacacacacatacacacacacaccagcagtctGTCAGCTAGCACCCCCAGGAGAGAACCTTCATCACAGagaggtcacacacacataccacacacaccagCAGTCTGTCAGCAAGCACCCCCAGGAGAGAACCTTCATCACAGagaggtctcacacacacacacaccacacacaccagcagTCTGTCAGCAAGCACCCCCAGGAGAGAACCTTCATCACAGagag gtctcacacacacacacacaccagcagtctGTCAGCAAGCACCCCCAGGAGAGAACCTTCATCACagagaggtcacacacacacacatacacacacacacacacacaccacacaccagcaGTCTGTCAGCAAGCACCCCCAGGAGAGAACCTTCATCACagagaggtcacacacacacaccacacaccagcaGTCTGTCAGCAAGCACCCCCAGGAGAGAACCTTCATCACAGagaggtctcacacacacacacaccagcagtctGTCAGCAAGCACCCCCAGGAGAGAACCTTAATCACAGagaggtctcacacacacacaccacacaccagtaGTCTGTCAGCAAGCACCCCCAGGAGAGAACCTTCATCACAGAGaggtctcacacacatacacacaccacacaccagcaGTCTGTCAGCAAGCACCCCCAGGAGAGAACCTTCATCACAGAGAGGTCACACACACCAGCAGTCTGTCAGCAAGCACCCCCAGGAGAGAACCTTCATCACagagaggtcacacacacacaccagcagtctGTCAGCAAGCACCCCCAGGAGAGAACCTTCATCACAGAGAg gtcacacacacacacacacacacacacacacacacacacacacacacacacacacacacacacacacacacacatacacacaccagcaGTCTGTCAGCAAGCACCCTCAGGAGAGAACCTTCATCACAGagaggtctcacacacacacacacacacaccagcagtctGTCAGCAAGCACCCCCAGGAGAGAACCTTCATCACAGAgaggtcac acacacacaccacacaccagcaGTCTGTCAGCAAGCACCCCCAGGAGAGAACCTTCATCACagagag gtctcacacacacacacacaccagcagtctGTCAGCAAGCACCCCCAGGAGAGAACCTTCATCACAGAGAgatcacatatacacacacacacacacacacaccacacaccagcaGTCTGTCAGCAAGCACCCCCAGGAGAGAACCTTCATCACAGAGaggtcac acacacacacacacacacacacacacacacacacacacacacacacacacacacacacacacacacacacacacacacacacacacacacacacacacacacacagttgcttATCAGGTAAATTGTCTTTGTAG
- the nlrc3l gene encoding filaggrin-2 isoform X20, which produces MDSDSEVEGILQGSRNQERPPSSYGSMKSDEEEDENITEAQPSVGKSELHTFTTYTGVLLNRNVSPETVFTETTHQQSVSKNPQERTFITERSHTHTHQQSVSKHPQERTFITERSHTHTTHTTHQQSVSKHPQERTFITERSHTHTYTHHTPAVCQQAPPGENLHHREVSHTHTHTSSLSASTPRREPSSQRGNTHTHTPHTSSLSKHPQERTFITERSHTHTHTHTHTHTHTHTHTHTHTYTHTPAVCQLAPPGENLHHREVTHTYHTHQQSVSKHPQERTFITERSHTHTHHTHQQSVSKHPQERTFITERSHTHTHTSSLSASTPRREPSSQRGHTHTHTHTHTHTTHQQSVSKHPQERTFITERSHTHTTHQQSVSKHPQERTFITERSHTHTHQQSVSKHPQERTLITERSHTHTPHTSSLSASTPRREPSSQRGLTHIHTPHTSSLSASTPRREPSSQRGHTHQQSVSKHPQERTFITERSHTHTSSLSASTPRREPSSQRGLTHHTHHTPAVCQQAPPGENLHHREVTHTHTHTHTHTHTHTHTHTHTHTHTHTSSLSASTLRREPSSQRGLTHTHTHTSSLSASTPRREPSSQRGHIHTHTSSLSASTPRRELSSQRGHTHTHTHATHTSSLSASTPRREPSSQRGHTHTHTHTHTHTHTHTHTHTHTPYTHQQSVSKHPQERTFITERSHTHTTHTTHTSSLSASTPRREPSSQRGLTHTHTTHTSSLSASTPRREPSSQRGLTHTHTHQQSVSKHPQERTFITERSHIHTHTPHTSSLSASTPRREPSSQRGHTHTHTHTHTHTHTHTHTHTHTHTHTHTHTHTHTHTHTHSCLSGKLSL; this is translated from the exons ATGGACTCGGATTCAGAAGTGGAGGG GATCCTACAGGGTAGCCGTAACCAGGAGAGACCTCCCTCTAGCTATGGCTCCATGAagagtgatgaagaggaggacgaGAACATCACTGAGGCTCAGCCCTCAGTTGGCAAATCGGAACTACACACCTTCACTACATATAcagg GGTCCTGCTGAACCGCAACGTGTCTCCAGAGACAGTCTTCACTGAGACCACACACCAGCAGTCTGTCAGCAAGAACCCCCAGGAGAGAACCTTCATCACagagaggtcacacacacacacacaccagcagtctGTCAGCAAGCACCCCCAGGAGAGAACCTTCATCACagagaggtcacacacacacaccacacacaccacacaccagcaGTCTGTCAGCAAGCACCCCCAGGAGAGAACCTTCATCACAGagaggtctcacacacacacatacacacaccacacaccagcaGTCTGTCAGCAAGCACCCCCAGGAGAGAACCTTCATCACAGagaggtctcacacacacacacacacaccagcagtctGTCAGCAAGCACCCCCAGGAGAGAACCTTCATCACagagaggaaacacacacacacacacaccacacaccagcaGTCTCAGCAAGCACCCCCAGGAGAGAACCTTCATCACagagaggtcacacacacacacacacacacacacacacacacacacacacacacacacacacacacacacacacacatacacacacacaccagcagtctGTCAGCTAGCACCCCCAGGAGAGAACCTTCATCACAGagaggtcacacacacataccacacacaccagCAGTCTGTCAGCAAGCACCCCCAGGAGAGAACCTTCATCACAGagaggtctcacacacacacacaccacacacaccagcagTCTGTCAGCAAGCACCCCCAGGAGAGAACCTTCATCACAGagag gtctcacacacacacacacaccagcagtctGTCAGCAAGCACCCCCAGGAGAGAACCTTCATCACagagaggtcacacacacacacatacacacacacacacacacaccacacaccagcaGTCTGTCAGCAAGCACCCCCAGGAGAGAACCTTCATCACagagaggtcacacacacacaccacacaccagcaGTCTGTCAGCAAGCACCCCCAGGAGAGAACCTTCATCACAGagaggtctcacacacacacacaccagcagtctGTCAGCAAGCACCCCCAGGAGAGAACCTTAATCACAGagaggtctcacacacacacaccacacaccagtaGTCTGTCAGCAAGCACCCCCAGGAGAGAACCTTCATCACAGAGaggtctcacacacatacacacaccacacaccagcaGTCTGTCAGCAAGCACCCCCAGGAGAGAACCTTCATCACAGAGAGGTCACACACACCAGCAGTCTGTCAGCAAGCACCCCCAGGAGAGAACCTTCATCACagagaggtcacacacacacaccagcagtctGTCAGCAAGCACCCCCAGGAGAGAACCTTCATCACAGAGAggtctcacacaccacacacaccacacaccagcaGTCTGTCAGCAAGCACCCCCAGGAGAGAACCTTCATCACagagaggtcacacacacacacacacacacacacacacacacacacacacacacacacacacacacacacacacacacacatacacacaccagcaGTCTGTCAGCAAGCACCCTCAGGAGAGAACCTTCATCACAGagaggtctcacacacacacacacacacaccagcagtctGTCAGCAAGCACCCCCAGGAGAGAACCTTCATCACAGAgaggtcacatacacacacacaccagcagtctGTCAGCAAGCACCCCCAGGAGAGAACTTTCATCACagagaggtcacacacacacacatacacacgccacacacaccaGCAGTCTGTCAGCAAGCACCCCCAGGAGAGAACCTTCATCACAGagag gtcacacacacacacacacacacacacacacacacacacacacacacacacacacacacacacacacaccatacacacaccagcAGTCTGTCAGCAAGCACCCCCAGGAGAGAACCTTCATCACAGagaggtctcacacacacaccacacacaccacacacaccagcagTCTGTCAGCAAGCACCCCCAGGAGAGAACCTTCATCACAGagaggtctcacacacacacacaccacacacaccagcagTCTGTCAGCAAGCACCCCCAGGAGAGAACCTTCATCACAGagaggtctcacacacacacacacacaccagcagtctGTCAGCAAGCACCCCCAGGAGAGAACCTTCATCACTGAGAgatcacatatacacacacacacaccacacaccagcaGTCTGTCAGCAAGCACCCCCAGGAGAGAACCTTCATCACagagaggtcacacacacacac acacacacacacacacacacacacacacacacacacacacacacacacacacacacacacacacacacacacacacacacacacacacacacacacacacacacagttgcttATCAGGTAAATTGTCTTTGTAG
- the nlrc3l gene encoding filaggrin-2 isoform X2 → MDSDSEVEGILQGSRNQERPPSSYGSMKSDEEEDENITEAQPSVGKSELHTFTTYTGVLLNRNVSPETVFTETTHQQSVSKNPQERTFITERSHTHTHQQSVSKHPQERTFITERSHTHTTHTTHQQSVSKHPQERTFITERSHTHTYTHHTPAVCQQAPPGENLHHREVSHTHTHTSSLSASTPRREPSSQRGNTHTHTPHTSSLSKHPQERTFITERSHTHTHTHTHTHTHTHTHTHTHTYTHTPAVCQLAPPGENLHHREVTHTYHTHQQSVSKHPQERTFITERSHTHTHHTHQQSVSKHPQERTFITERSHTHTHTSSLSASTPRREPSSQRGHTHTHTHTHTHTTHQQSVSKHPQERTFITERSHTHTTHQQSVSKHPQERTFITERSHTHTHQQSVSKHPQERTLITERSHTHTPHTSSLSASTPRREPSSQRGLTHIHTPHTSSLSASTPRREPSSQRGHTHQQSVSKHPQERTFITERSHTHTSSLSASTPRREPSSQRGLTHHTHHTPAVCQQAPPGENLHHREVTHTHTHTHTHTHTHTHTHTHTHTHTHTSSLSASTLRREPSSQRGLTHTHTHTSSLSASTPRREPSSQRGHIHTHTSSLSASTPRRELSSQRGHTHTHTHATHTSSLSASTPRREPSSQRGLTHTHTPAVCQQAPPGENLHHREVTHTHTHTHTHTHTHTHTHTHTHHTHTSSLSASTPRREPSSQRGLTHTPHTPHTPAVCQQAPPGENLHHREVSHTHTPHTPAVCQQAPPGENLHHREVSHTHTHTSSLSASTPRREPSSLRDHIYTHTHHTPAVCQQAPPGENLHHREVTHTHHTPAVCQQAPPGENLNHREVSHTHHTHQQSVSKHPQERTFITERSHTHTHHTHQQSVSKHPQERTFITERSHTHTHTSSLSASTPRREPSSQRDHIYTHTHTHTTHQQSVSKHPQERTFITERSHTHTHTHTHTHTHTHTHTHTHTHTHTHTHTHTHTHSCLSGKLSL, encoded by the exons ATGGACTCGGATTCAGAAGTGGAGGG GATCCTACAGGGTAGCCGTAACCAGGAGAGACCTCCCTCTAGCTATGGCTCCATGAagagtgatgaagaggaggacgaGAACATCACTGAGGCTCAGCCCTCAGTTGGCAAATCGGAACTACACACCTTCACTACATATAcagg GGTCCTGCTGAACCGCAACGTGTCTCCAGAGACAGTCTTCACTGAGACCACACACCAGCAGTCTGTCAGCAAGAACCCCCAGGAGAGAACCTTCATCACagagaggtcacacacacacacacaccagcagtctGTCAGCAAGCACCCCCAGGAGAGAACCTTCATCACagagaggtcacacacacacaccacacacaccacacaccagcaGTCTGTCAGCAAGCACCCCCAGGAGAGAACCTTCATCACAGagaggtctcacacacacacatacacacaccacacaccagcaGTCTGTCAGCAAGCACCCCCAGGAGAGAACCTTCATCACAGagaggtctcacacacacacacacacaccagcagtctGTCAGCAAGCACCCCCAGGAGAGAACCTTCATCACagagaggaaacacacacacacacacaccacacaccagcaGTCTCAGCAAGCACCCCCAGGAGAGAACCTTCATCACagagaggtcacacacacacacacacacacacacacacacacacacacacacacacacacacacacacacacacacatacacacacacaccagcagtctGTCAGCTAGCACCCCCAGGAGAGAACCTTCATCACAGagaggtcacacacacataccacacacaccagCAGTCTGTCAGCAAGCACCCCCAGGAGAGAACCTTCATCACAGagaggtctcacacacacacacaccacacacaccagcagTCTGTCAGCAAGCACCCCCAGGAGAGAACCTTCATCACAGagag gtctcacacacacacacacaccagcagtctGTCAGCAAGCACCCCCAGGAGAGAACCTTCATCACagagaggtcacacacacacacatacacacacacacacacacaccacacaccagcaGTCTGTCAGCAAGCACCCCCAGGAGAGAACCTTCATCACagagaggtcacacacacacaccacacaccagcaGTCTGTCAGCAAGCACCCCCAGGAGAGAACCTTCATCACAGagaggtctcacacacacacacaccagcagtctGTCAGCAAGCACCCCCAGGAGAGAACCTTAATCACAGagaggtctcacacacacacaccacacaccagtaGTCTGTCAGCAAGCACCCCCAGGAGAGAACCTTCATCACAGAGaggtctcacacacatacacacaccacacaccagcaGTCTGTCAGCAAGCACCCCCAGGAGAGAACCTTCATCACAGAGAGGTCACACACACCAGCAGTCTGTCAGCAAGCACCCCCAGGAGAGAACCTTCATCACagagaggtcacacacacacaccagcagtctGTCAGCAAGCACCCCCAGGAGAGAACCTTCATCACAGAGAggtctcacacaccacacacaccacacaccagcaGTCTGTCAGCAAGCACCCCCAGGAGAGAACCTTCATCACagagaggtcacacacacacacacacacacacacacacacacacacacacacacacacacacacacacacacacacacacatacacacaccagcaGTCTGTCAGCAAGCACCCTCAGGAGAGAACCTTCATCACAGagaggtctcacacacacacacacacacaccagcagtctGTCAGCAAGCACCCCCAGGAGAGAACCTTCATCACAGAgaggtcacatacacacacacaccagcagtctGTCAGCAAGCACCCCCAGGAGAGAACTTTCATCACagagaggtcacacacacacacatacacacgccacacacaccaGCAGTCTGTCAGCAAGCACCCCCAGGAGAGAACCTTCATCACAGagaggtctcacacacacacacacaccagcagtctGTCAGCAAGCACCCCCAGGAGAGAACCTTCATCACagagaggtcacacacacacacacacacacacacacacacacacacacacacacacacacacacacacacacacaccatacacacaccagcAGTCTGTCAGCAAGCACCCCCAGGAGAGAACCTTCATCACAGagaggtctcacacacacaccacacacaccacacacaccagcagTCTGTCAGCAAGCACCCCCAGGAGAGAACCTTCATCACAGagaggtctcacacacacacacaccacacacaccagcagTCTGTCAGCAAGCACCCCCAGGAGAGAACCTTCATCACAGagaggtctcacacacacacacacacaccagcagtctGTCAGCAAGCACCCCCAGGAGAGAACCTTCATCACTGAGAgatcacatatacacacacacacaccacacaccagcaGTCTGTCAGCAAGCACCCCCAGGAGAGAACCTTCATCACagagaggtcacacacacacac cacacaccagcaGTCTGTCAGCAAGCACCCCCAGGAGAGAACCTTAATCACAGagaggtctcacacacacaccacacacaccagcagTCTGTCAGCAAGCACCCCCAGGAGAGAACCTTCATCACAGagaggtctcacacacacacacaccacacacaccagcagTCTGTCAGCAAGCACCCCCAGGAGAGAACCTTCATCACAGagaggtctcacacacacacacacaccagcagtctGTCAGCAAGCACCCCCAGGAGAGAACCTTCATCACAGAGAgatcacatatacacacacacacacacacacaccacacaccagcaGTCTGTCAGCAAGCACCCCCAGGAGAGAACCTTCATCACAGAGaggtcac acacacacacacacacacacacacacacacacacacacacacacacacacacacacacacacacacacacacacacacacacacacacacacacacacacacacagttgcttATCAGGTAAATTGTCTTTGTAG
- the nlrc3l gene encoding filaggrin-2 isoform X14: MDSDSEVEGILQGSRNQERPPSSYGSMKSDEEEDENITEAQPSVGKSELHTFTTYTGVLLNRNVSPETVFTETTHQQSVSKNPQERTFITERSHTHTHQQSVSKHPQERTFITERSHTHTTHTTHQQSVSKHPQERTFITERSHTHTYTHHTPAVCQQAPPGENLHHREVSHTHTHTSSLSASTPRREPSSQRGNTHTHTPHTSSLSKHPQERTFITERSHTHTHTHTHTHTHTHTHTHTHTYTHTPAVCQLAPPGENLHHREVTHTYHTHQQSVSKHPQERTFITERSHTHTHHTHQQSVSKHPQERTFITERSHTHTHTSSLSASTPRREPSSQRGHTHTHTHTHTHTTHQQSVSKHPQERTFITERSHTHTTHQQSVSKHPQERTFITERSHTHTHQQSVSKHPQERTLITERSHTHTPHTSSLSASTPRREPSSQRGLTHIHTPHTSSLSASTPRREPSSQRGHTHQQSVSKHPQERTFITERSHTHTSSLSASTPRREPSSQRGLTHHTHHTPAVCQQAPPGENLHHREVTHTHTHTHTHTHTHTHTHTHTHTHTHTSSLSASTLRREPSSQRGLTHTHTHTSSLSASTPRREPSSQRGHIHTHTSSLSASTPRRELSSQRGHTHTHTHATHTSSLSASTPRREPSSQRGLTHTHTPAVCQQAPPGENLHHREVSHTHTPHTPAVCQQAPPGENLHHREVSHTHTHTSSLSASTPRREPSSLRDHIYTHTHHTPAVCQQAPPGENLHHREVTHTHHTPAVCQQAPPGENLNHREVSHTHHTHQQSVSKHPQERTFITERSHTHTHHTHQQSVSKHPQERTFITERSHTHTHTSSLSASTPRREPSSQRDHIYTHTHTHTTHQQSVSKHPQERTFITERSHTHTHTHTHTHTHTHTHTHTHTHTHTHTHTHTHTHSCLSGKLSL; the protein is encoded by the exons ATGGACTCGGATTCAGAAGTGGAGGG GATCCTACAGGGTAGCCGTAACCAGGAGAGACCTCCCTCTAGCTATGGCTCCATGAagagtgatgaagaggaggacgaGAACATCACTGAGGCTCAGCCCTCAGTTGGCAAATCGGAACTACACACCTTCACTACATATAcagg GGTCCTGCTGAACCGCAACGTGTCTCCAGAGACAGTCTTCACTGAGACCACACACCAGCAGTCTGTCAGCAAGAACCCCCAGGAGAGAACCTTCATCACagagaggtcacacacacacacacaccagcagtctGTCAGCAAGCACCCCCAGGAGAGAACCTTCATCACagagaggtcacacacacacaccacacacaccacacaccagcaGTCTGTCAGCAAGCACCCCCAGGAGAGAACCTTCATCACAGagaggtctcacacacacacatacacacaccacacaccagcaGTCTGTCAGCAAGCACCCCCAGGAGAGAACCTTCATCACAGagaggtctcacacacacacacacacaccagcagtctGTCAGCAAGCACCCCCAGGAGAGAACCTTCATCACagagaggaaacacacacacacacacaccacacaccagcaGTCTCAGCAAGCACCCCCAGGAGAGAACCTTCATCACagagaggtcacacacacacacacacacacacacacacacacacacacacacacacacacacacacacacacacacatacacacacacaccagcagtctGTCAGCTAGCACCCCCAGGAGAGAACCTTCATCACAGagaggtcacacacacataccacacacaccagCAGTCTGTCAGCAAGCACCCCCAGGAGAGAACCTTCATCACAGagaggtctcacacacacacacaccacacacaccagcagTCTGTCAGCAAGCACCCCCAGGAGAGAACCTTCATCACAGagag gtctcacacacacacacacaccagcagtctGTCAGCAAGCACCCCCAGGAGAGAACCTTCATCACagagaggtcacacacacacacatacacacacacacacacacaccacacaccagcaGTCTGTCAGCAAGCACCCCCAGGAGAGAACCTTCATCACagagaggtcacacacacacaccacacaccagcaGTCTGTCAGCAAGCACCCCCAGGAGAGAACCTTCATCACAGagaggtctcacacacacacacaccagcagtctGTCAGCAAGCACCCCCAGGAGAGAACCTTAATCACAGagaggtctcacacacacacaccacacaccagtaGTCTGTCAGCAAGCACCCCCAGGAGAGAACCTTCATCACAGAGaggtctcacacacatacacacaccacacaccagcaGTCTGTCAGCAAGCACCCCCAGGAGAGAACCTTCATCACAGAGAGGTCACACACACCAGCAGTCTGTCAGCAAGCACCCCCAGGAGAGAACCTTCATCACagagaggtcacacacacacaccagcagtctGTCAGCAAGCACCCCCAGGAGAGAACCTTCATCACAGAGAggtctcacacaccacacacaccacacaccagcaGTCTGTCAGCAAGCACCCCCAGGAGAGAACCTTCATCACagagaggtcacacacacacacacacacacacacacacacacacacacacacacacacacacacacacacacacacacacatacacacaccagcaGTCTGTCAGCAAGCACCCTCAGGAGAGAACCTTCATCACAGagaggtctcacacacacacacacacacaccagcagtctGTCAGCAAGCACCCCCAGGAGAGAACCTTCATCACAGAgaggtcacatacacacacacaccagcagtctGTCAGCAAGCACCCCCAGGAGAGAACTTTCATCACagagaggtcacacacacacacatacacacgccacacacaccaGCAGTCTGTCAGCAAGCACCCCCAGGAGAGAACCTTCATCACAGagaggtctcacacacacacacacaccagcagtctGTCAGCAAGCACCCCCAGGAGAGAACCTTCATCACagagag gtctcacacacacacacaccacacacaccagcagTCTGTCAGCAAGCACCCCCAGGAGAGAACCTTCATCACAGagaggtctcacacacacacacacacaccagcagtctGTCAGCAAGCACCCCCAGGAGAGAACCTTCATCACTGAGAgatcacatatacacacacacacaccacacaccagcaGTCTGTCAGCAAGCACCCCCAGGAGAGAACCTTCATCACagagaggtcacacacacacac cacacaccagcaGTCTGTCAGCAAGCACCCCCAGGAGAGAACCTTAATCACAGagaggtctcacacacacaccacacacaccagcagTCTGTCAGCAAGCACCCCCAGGAGAGAACCTTCATCACAGagaggtctcacacacacacacaccacacacaccagcagTCTGTCAGCAAGCACCCCCAGGAGAGAACCTTCATCACAGagaggtctcacacacacacacacaccagcagtctGTCAGCAAGCACCCCCAGGAGAGAACCTTCATCACAGAGAgatcacatatacacacacacacacacacacaccacacaccagcaGTCTGTCAGCAAGCACCCCCAGGAGAGAACCTTCATCACAGAGaggtcac acacacacacacacacacacacacacacacacacacacacacacacacacacacacacacacacacacacacacacacacacacacacacacacacacacacacagttgcttATCAGGTAAATTGTCTTTGTAG